The Kaistella daneshvariae genomic sequence CGTGGGTTATATGGACCCCGGGAACTGGGCAACGGATATTGCGGGCGGCGCGCAGTTTGGCTATACGCTACTTTCGGTGGTTTTAATCTCCAATTTATTTGCGATGGTACTGCAGCATTTATCATTAAAGCTCGGTATTGTAGCTGAAAGAGATTTAGCACAAGCCTGCCGCGACCATTTTAATCCAACCACCAATTTCACCTTATGGATTTTCTGTGAAATCGCCATTGCTGCCTGCGATCTGGCAGAAGTTATTGGCTCTGCCATCGCGCTGAATCTGCTTTTTGGAATTCCGCTTACCTGGGGCGTCGCTATTACCATTGTTGATGTTTTTATCATTTTATTTCTTCAAGCTAAAGGTTTCAGGATTTTAGAAAGTATCGTCGCGGGTTTAACCATCGTAATTTTAGGCGCTTTTGCCTACGAAATAATATTAAGCAAACCCGATGTTTTTCCCATCTTAAGCGGGCTGGTTCCTCAAAAAGAAGTGGTCACCAATCCTTCTATGTTGTATCTCGCAATTGGAATTTTAGGCGCTACCGTGATGCCGCACAATTTGTACTTGCACAGCAGCATCGTTCAAACCCGTGATTATACGCGTGACAGCGCCGGAAAAAGAGAAGCTATTAAGTTCGCGACATTAGACAGCACCATTTCATTGTTTTTAGCATTTTTCATCAACGCCGCGATTTTAATCGTTGCGGCAGCCACTTTTCA encodes the following:
- a CDS encoding Nramp family divalent metal transporter — its product is MSSIKKAWRQDKHSNSLPEVFSSVTIPKNAGFWRKFFAFAGPGLMIAVGYMDPGNWATDIAGGAQFGYTLLSVVLISNLFAMVLQHLSLKLGIVAERDLAQACRDHFNPTTNFTLWIFCEIAIAACDLAEVIGSAIALNLLFGIPLTWGVAITIVDVFIILFLQAKGFRILESIVAGLTIVILGAFAYEIILSKPDVFPILSGLVPQKEVVTNPSMLYLAIGILGATVMPHNLYLHSSIVQTRDYTRDSAGKREAIKFATLDSTISLFLAFFINAAILIVAAATFHTTGNQDIADIHDAHEMLAPILGTTLASVFFAVALLASGQNSTLTGTLAGQIVMEGFLNIRLKPWLRRLITRLIAVVPALIVTILYGEKGTMDLLVLSQVILSMQLSFAVIPLVMFTGSKLKMGEFVNKPWLQILVWIISGIIVILNIYLLIQTFLEK